One Myxococcales bacterium genomic region harbors:
- a CDS encoding trypsin-like serine protease, with product MKRSRGSGTLFVLIPALVPVLAACTSVSDGEPAGEATGTSVQAIENGTPDDENKFPGVGFVARVNANGVILGECSGTLVSPRHVLTAAHCVIGNETANYDFVLHPNPCPDLPGGGFCTSYAPGALVYKHTFNPKAPNPVTIPGYFAREGITEDTGFPSGFGFDSSQSARDVAIIELDRPVPPSTTTFHPIAGVAGNAVCDWGTSGSGTGTHVGYGPIRDGGVGPRNYVVSPDWEDSTEGGCSADCAARWINDYGFLGNQTGVVNGGDSGGPLFARDVANASTFDRPPVCGVASAKGYQPPGVLPPPGAAVGYVRVLYANTERGETRDFLHREMTDSRLSGTTRANCFVNPGFGPDADGDGVLNIDGCDNCPTVSNADQTDTDRDGWGDACDSCPVDSNRDQRNDAVFGQRDALGRPIDLQAQADPPPNPPTEPNTTTWQQRFPGNACNPDPTTILRPLEYNPRRTYDPDEAGHPGQPANPRAKQRTITVTCPGGQSGVVDRVTGPYTNNIVLTQSFVGGETEVDVNGTTEKVPTEYHGNTRLQQCQCAPTLTHLACAQSCGRGSV from the coding sequence ATGAAACGTTCCAGGGGTTCGGGTACACTCTTCGTCCTCATCCCGGCGCTCGTGCCGGTCCTCGCCGCTTGCACCTCCGTGAGCGACGGGGAGCCCGCAGGCGAGGCGACGGGGACGAGCGTGCAAGCGATCGAGAACGGCACCCCCGACGACGAGAACAAGTTCCCGGGCGTAGGGTTCGTAGCGCGTGTGAACGCAAACGGCGTGATCCTTGGGGAATGCTCGGGAACGCTGGTGAGCCCGCGGCACGTGCTCACGGCCGCTCACTGTGTCATCGGGAACGAGACCGCCAACTACGACTTCGTGCTCCACCCCAACCCATGCCCCGACCTGCCGGGCGGGGGTTTTTGTACCTCCTATGCACCGGGCGCACTCGTGTACAAGCACACGTTCAATCCGAAGGCGCCGAACCCGGTAACTATCCCGGGATACTTTGCGAGGGAGGGGATCACTGAAGATACCGGATTTCCATCGGGTTTTGGGTTCGATTCGTCGCAATCAGCACGAGATGTGGCCATCATCGAGTTGGATCGGCCGGTTCCGCCGAGCACGACCACCTTTCACCCCATTGCGGGCGTAGCCGGAAACGCGGTCTGTGATTGGGGGACGAGTGGCAGCGGGACCGGAACTCACGTCGGCTACGGACCAATTAGAGACGGGGGCGTTGGCCCAAGGAACTATGTTGTCAGCCCAGACTGGGAAGACAGTACAGAGGGCGGTTGCAGCGCGGATTGTGCGGCGCGTTGGATCAATGACTACGGCTTCTTGGGAAATCAAACGGGTGTTGTGAATGGCGGTGATTCCGGTGGGCCGCTGTTTGCCAGAGACGTAGCCAACGCATCGACCTTTGATCGGCCTCCTGTCTGCGGCGTTGCTAGCGCGAAGGGGTATCAACCACCAGGGGTTCTGCCCCCGCCTGGCGCGGCCGTCGGGTATGTTCGTGTCCTGTACGCGAACACGGAACGAGGGGAGACCCGTGACTTCTTGCACCGCGAGATGACCGACTCGCGACTCAGCGGAACGACCCGTGCCAACTGCTTCGTGAACCCTGGCTTCGGTCCCGACGCCGACGGGGACGGCGTGCTGAACATCGACGGTTGCGACAACTGTCCGACCGTCTCGAACGCCGACCAAACGGACACGGACAGAGACGGCTGGGGCGACGCGTGCGACAGCTGCCCCGTCGACTCCAACAGGGATCAGAGGAACGACGCGGTGTTCGGCCAGCGCGACGCGCTCGGGAGGCCCATCGATCTGCAGGCGCAAGCCGACCCTCCCCCGAATCCGCCTACCGAGCCCAACACCACCACGTGGCAGCAGCGGTTCCCGGGGAACGCCTGCAACCCGGACCCGACGACCATCCTTCGTCCGCTCGAGTACAATCCGCGCCGCACCTACGATCCGGACGAAGCGGGGCACCCCGGCCAGCCCGCCAACCCCCGAGCGAAACAGCGAACGATCACCGTGACCTGTCCGGGTGGGCAGAGCGGCGTGGTGGACCGTGTCACGGGGCCCTACACGAACAACATCGTGCTCACCCAGAGCTTCGTAGGCGGGGAAACCGAAGTGGATGTGAACGGCACCACCGAAAAGGTTCCGACCGAGTATCACGGAAATACGCGCCTGCAGCAGTGCCAGTGCGCACCGACCCTCACTCATTTGGCTTGTGCGCAATCTTGCGGTCGTGGGAGCGTTTAG